Below is a genomic region from Helianthus annuus cultivar XRQ/B chromosome 2, HanXRQr2.0-SUNRISE, whole genome shotgun sequence.
TGAAGGAAAACACGTAGAAAACACAAGCTTAGCTTGTTCGATAACTAAGAGAACCCAAAATCGTACTATGCTTTGCAGTTGACGAGAAAGAGAGAGAACTCTCACATTTTGTTCCATTTCCCGATCAAAGAGATTGAGAGACACCTTCTACTTTCTTTGGTAAGTTTTATGAAAAGACCATCATAAGAAACCCTCATGTGATTCTCAGGTTAGTCGGTCGTATGCGTTACGTCTCACATCTATTTAAGGTAATTTGTAAAACCTATGACTTTAGCCAACATGTGATTCTTCTTCTCTCACTGAATACCGTTACTATTGATTCCCATCTAATTTCTAACTTTGGAGTTATTAATTGTAACCTTAGCGCTAAACTCTAAACCATGTATACACCGTTGACAAAACACCTCTTTAGTTTAGAAAAGTTTCTTTCTACAAAATCAATAGTTACCAAAGTATACCAAATGCAACAATTACATTACGAAACGTTCTAAAATTTCATAAGCGATACAATGTTAACCTAAACATAACCATTTTGGTTATCCTTAtctatatataggattaggttcgtTAGTGAACAACCCCCTTGATAGTGTACACTAGCTCTAATCCTAACCCTTGATTATCAATATAAGAGTGTATACATAAGTGTATATCAATGGCTAGGATTTGACTTGACGATGAAAATACACTaatgtattttacgatttgatgatgtaaatcaatggccaagatttcttcactcagttcacaaatacaatAATGTTCACTCTataaccccaccctatatatataaatgcAAAGATGATAGGCACGACAAATCATCGACCAGACAAGTTGGCATTGACGACTCACTATGTTATTCCTACAGAAAGcatatattcttttttattttccTACGCGCTTACCATACATGTTGGTACTGACGACTCCATAAGCATTTTTGACGGTAAACATATTCTCTATTTCATTTTCCTAGGTGTTTCCGAAGATTTTACTAAATGCAATTATATTGTTGTATTTGTTATCGCATAATCATTattgaaaaaataaattaattatttGTTACGCATTTCCGACGAAAaccatatttattattttatttgactTTGATTTATAAAGATTCCTTCTACTAAATTAACATCCGCATAGAAATAGTAAATACTAAATGCAACAACTACAAAGCAATCTAAAAgttaataaaccctagaatttCAACCTCTAACAATTTGGGTTCTCATTATCCATATAAACACAAAGATGATGAACATGACAAATCAATGACAACATGTAGGCATTGACGACTCAATAGggaaaaaacaaataaaaatcaaaGTTAGACAATTTTTCCGAACGAAAAGTAATGGAGGTTGTTTTATAACGTCAAAATAAGATAGAAACTTGATAGTTTTGAGCAAAAGTAATAAATCTTTACCAAACATTGCATACTGATTTAACTTGAATCCAAAGTTTTATACCCGAACAACAAGTGGATTAATTGATGTGATCGCTCGAGGTGGAACAAGGTTTTGGAACAAGGTGGGGCATGATTTTTATCAGGTTCTTAAATTTCATGAATCTGAGACAATTTATCATGGATGTTCTCCTTCACTTATAGCTTTAATTCCAAAAAAATGGGATCCGTTGGGATTCAATGATTTTCGGCCCATTAATCTTTTGGGATGCATTAGTAAGGCAATGTTAAAGGTGCTAGCTAAAAGACTAAAACGGGTTCTGAATTCGGTTATTTCGAATAACCAATCAACTTTTATAAAAGACCACAATATCGTCGATGGGCCACTTATTATTAATGAAGTGATAGCGTGGGTAAAAGGAATGAAAACGAAGATGTTGATGTTTAAAATCGATTTTGAGAAAGCTTACGATCACGTTAATTGGGACTTTTTGGATTTGATTCAAGAACAAATGAACTTTCCTTCAAAATGGCAAAATGGATTCGGGCAATTTTAGCGTCCGCTAGATCTTCGGTGTTAATAATTAGATCCCCTTCGTTTGAGTTCCAATTATCTCGCGGGATTAGACAAGGAGATCCTATCTCTCCCTTTCTATTTCTCATCGGGATGGAAGCATTTTCGGTTATGATGGAAAGAGCGGCGGATGAAGGTATTTTTCAAGGTATAAAACTCCCGAATAACGGTCCCTCAATTACGCACCTTTTGTTTAGGGATGATGTTCTTTTGGTGGGGCAATGGAACAAGGAAAATGTTCTAAAGATGGCTAGATTGCATAGATGTTTTAACCTTGCTTCGGGGTTAAATATTAATTATAGCTAATCTAACATGTTTGGAATAGGAGATTCGGATGAGGATGTTAAGATGACGGCTAAAGAGATCGGCTGTCAAAATGGGAAAATTCCATGTATATACCTTGGGTTAATGATTGGAGCCAACATGAATAAAATCGCCCATTGGCAACCGGTTATGGAAGTGTTCAAAAAAAGATTGGCTATATGGAAAAAATCTACACTTTTGGAAGGGGGCCGTCTTACTCTTATCAAGCCCGTAATGGAGACATTACCTACTTACTACTTCTCTCTTTACAAAGCGCCCATTAAAATCTTAAATCAACTAGAAGCTAAGcgtcacacaattttttttttttttgggggggggggggaccgAGGAGAAGCACAAGATGTGTTGGGTGAAATGGGACAAAGTGATGAGACCAAAAGAGGACGGGGCCCTGGGTATCACACCTCTTAGGAATGCTAATTTAGCTTTATTGACCAAGTGGTGGTGGCGAATTAAATGAGAGAAACAAGCGTTATGGAAAAAAGTTATCGAAGCAATTCACTTTAACAAAATAAGGGCGACATACATGCCGTTGGTAACTTCAGTATCGGGCGCTTGGAAGTCTATTGCGGGGCTGGATAAGAGCATGATACAACATAATATAAGGTTGGAAAATTGTCT
It encodes:
- the LOC110896448 gene encoding uncharacterized protein LOC110896448, producing the protein MAKWIRAILASARSSVLIIRSPSFEFQLSRGIRQGDPISPFLFLIGMEAFSVMMERAADEGDSDEDVKMTAKEIGCQNGKIPCIYLGLMIGANMNKIAHWQPVMEVFKKRLAIWKKSTLLEGGRLTLIKPCDMEVEMENTKF